AAATAATGAATTAGCCTATTCAGAATTTTATGATACTATTCCTATTCAAAAAGCATTTTCCGAAGTAAATGAAAATTTTACGAAACACGAAGAAATGGCATTTTTTCCATCAAAAAAAGGAATCTTTAGAACAGTAAAAAACGCTGATAGTACACAAAGCCAGATAAAACCCAATGTTATTTTCATTTGTATTGAAAGTTTAAGCGGTAAGTTTTTAAGTACATTAGGGAATGATGAAAATATTACTCCCACCTTAGATGCTTTGGCTAATCAGAGTCTGTTTTTTAGTAATTTATTCGCTACAGGTACCAGAACAGTTCGTGGTATGGAAGCAATTACTTTATCTATTCCGCCTACTCCAGGACGAAGCATTGTAAAACGAAAAAATAACACCGAGCTTTTCACTATCGGCGAAGTATTTAAATCACAAGGGTATGAACGTTTCTTTTTCTACGGAGGAGATGGGTATTTTGATAATATGAATACTTACTTCGGAGGTAATGGTTTTAATATTGTAGATAGAGGGAGAGGTTTTCTCTTAGATAAAAGTATCAGAACGACCAGAACAAATATAGAAGATGATGAAGTGACTTTTGAAAACGCTTGGGGTGTTTGTGATGAAGATATTTATAATAAGGTATTAAAAGAAGCAGATAAGGCCTTTACAACAGGAAAACCTTTTTTCGATTTTGTAATGACCACTTCTAATCATAAACCATTTACATACCCAGAAGGAAAAATTGATATTCCATCTGGAACAGGACGAAATGGTGCCGTAAAATATACTGATTATGCTATAGGAGAATTTTTAAAAACAGCAAGAACTAAACCTTGGTTTAAACATACTGTATTTGTAATTATGAGTGATCATTGTGCAAGTAGTGCCGGACGTTGGGAGTTAGATGTGAGAAATTATCATATTCCGGCATTAATCTATAACCTGCCGAATATGCCAAATGCTAAAATTGATAAGTTGTGTTCTCAGATTGATGTTTTTCCTACGCTATTTGC
This genomic stretch from Cellulophaga algicola DSM 14237 harbors:
- a CDS encoding LTA synthase family protein; the encoded protein is MVSKLFPERFTLLKVFIIFFLTCSFVVRVSFLIWSFTEVDQDVLSLLRTFAVGFLFDLVTVSFLAIPYLIYLVLFPVKWNGSLVDKIITYFGFFLGILVSYFSFFGEFTFWEEFQRRYNFIAVDYLIYTYEVFKNINESYPLPILIGSMLILVAGTIYLVIKLGAFKRVFTSETSIKFKLTAMLPWAVIVVIATFFMRSDQADWSKNRYNNELSKAGIYSFFSAFQNNELAYSEFYDTIPIQKAFSEVNENFTKHEEMAFFPSKKGIFRTVKNADSTQSQIKPNVIFICIESLSGKFLSTLGNDENITPTLDALANQSLFFSNLFATGTRTVRGMEAITLSIPPTPGRSIVKRKNNTELFTIGEVFKSQGYERFFFYGGDGYFDNMNTYFGGNGFNIVDRGRGFLLDKSIRTTRTNIEDDEVTFENAWGVCDEDIYNKVLKEADKAFTTGKPFFDFVMTTSNHKPFTYPEGKIDIPSGTGRNGAVKYTDYAIGEFLKTARTKPWFKHTVFVIMSDHCASSAGRWELDVRNYHIPALIYNLPNMPNAKIDKLCSQIDVFPTLFATLNWDYKTNLFGQNILKMKPEDERALIGNYRKLGYLKDNKVLILGDGHTANLYDWNSADNSLKELPMDDQVLQTSISNYQVADYLYHNGGLKLSNLAK